The region TGTAATCTTCTGTAGGTCctgaagcagagaagagagaacgaGGTGACAACTCTGGAGCTGAGCAGCACCTTTCTACCTCAGACCAATCGGAACAAACTCCTGCAGTACATCTTAGGTTTCACCCTGCTGTGACCGACAAACCCTTCAGCCCAGCTCAGACCCCAGGCTCCTTCCAATAAAGGGCTTCTACTGGTTACTTCTAAACAATCCCAGGTGCTACTCTGTGGAAAGCTTTACCAGGAAGTGCCTTCATGTAACAGCCGCtaactgttagctgttagccgGAAGAGACTTGAAGCCAGTCTTCCCTTTTTGTTCCAGTCTATGACTCCCTGTCTTAGAACTGCAGCTGATAAAACACGTGTATCATTCTTTGAAGAGGTACCTCTAGGGATCATCTGATCTTTGTGAACTTTGCCAGTGAAGTCCTGAGGTTTTAATATGATCAAAATTTTAAACTATCAGAAAATGTACTCAAGCAGGTTAGTAAATAAGAATCACTTTTACAGCAATCCGAACAAAGCAAGCTGCCTTTCGTCTATACAAGTGAACAAGCAAAATATGCATTGAAAATAATGGTAAACATAACCCACAACAAAAGCATTTTTATGTTATGCACTCCACTATCATACAGTAgaaaacatgtcaaaatgtaGTTTGATGAAATGCTAattttgaaaacaaatcccTGTTCATAGGCCAGAAGACTCATTTGTAGTGCATTCAAATACATGCACTCGAGTGTCAtggaatttaaaaatgtaataacttttCTATCTAATGAACAGTAGATATAATATTTGTTCCCCGCAAAATGTGTACATATCCAAATTTTCATTtgcaaaactaaatgttaaaaTCTAATCCTTATAAACAGCTTTGATCAGTTATACTTCACACTTATTGGTTTAAGATATCAAAAAATAGAAGCAGCAAATCAGTCACGGCTGTGCAAAAATATCTACGTggcaaacacaaaatgtacCTGTTGAAAGTCCAGCGCAGTTGAAGCCTAAAATCACAAGCATCTATAGTGAAGTGCATTCAAACCACTAATATCTAAGTGCATTCAGTTACTACTGTCATGGGTTTTGATGAAAAGTGACTTTGATCTCTGTGTTTGCGCAACACCTTTTTCACTCTTCTCAATGAATGTTACATTGCACTTAAAATAGTTAAATACCAGCCATTAAATCCACGTACGTTCAAATGCAACAAGCTCAGAAACTCTTTGGTCATGCCTTTCAGGGAAAGCAGAGATTTGGGAGCGCCACCATTTTTTTCCTGTATTATAAACACACTGTATAATGAAAGCCGTTCTCAGCGTCACTGCTCTAATGGTTGGGCATACTTAAAACAGGAACTGCATAGtgtggtaaaaaataaatggtaCATATCCACTGTGTAGCTGATTTAAATGAAACGTCACGTGTTTACTTTTAAATGTATGAtgactgaaaatgaaataatattcCTTAACTGTCAGGTTTACCTATTCTTTATTGTTGTTGGTTCAATGCTTCATTTCAAAGTTTCAGCACCACTGTCTTAATTCACAAAACACAGTCTGGAAACTTTCCGTCAACGCACTTCAAACTACCAGAAAGTAGATCCTGATAATTCCACAATGCAtgtgtccaaaaaaaaatggtgtcaGGCAGGTTGGGAATAAAAATCCTGGTAACCGAATGAGTTGATAATGAAaatcaaaaacaccaaaactaccaaaataaaacatgagtgAAATTAAAAGCTAATAGTTGAACCTCACTGCACAGTTCATGTGCATTTATCTGCAGAACATTTTccagtttttattttcactgtaaaaataaagtgtgtgtgtgtgtgtgtgtgtgtgtgtgtgagagattcTGAATCTGAATACATTTTGCATTGAACATAAATGAACATCTAAGTTAATGTTTGAGTGTATGAGTGCACACCAAttgagaaatgtgtgtgtttggaaggGCAGAGTAAGTTTGATGAATTTTTGGGATTATTAGAAGGAATGCTAACAATATGTTCTCAGATTGATAATGTGAAGACAGTTTGAATGTTAGAAATCAACATTCTTGATCTGTCAGGGcaatacaattaaaaacaaatcgtGTTACTGGTGGtatacatttaaatgaatatttatacTGAAAGACTTGACAGTGATCAACAACACTGCTTGTCACAGTTAACATAAATGCTATGGTTGCTTTATTTAATATTAGAAACCTGCGTATTGTCATGCAATTTTTCAACTCTATGTAAGAAATATCCCTGAAATGAAAACTTTTGAAGGATCGGTGAACGACACCCACAGCATGTTGAAGAACAGAAAAGTATGTCTTTTAAATGGGAATGTGATCATTGTGATTTGATTTAcattcaaagcatttctgaGCCCACAAATAAGTCCCCAAGCTAAAAACCACtctacatactgtactgcatGTTTCCTCTGGTCGCCTTGAATCATCAACATTTTAATGTGAACTCTACTTAACTTGAGAATTGTATTTTACAGTCTAGTATGTGAATTTTGTTGCCGGGAAAGATAGTCTGTATAGGAGCTAAAGTTAAACTTGTTACCTCTTGAATGTATCTCATCTGTCCCCAAAAGGGTCAATGTGATATTGTAGAGTACTCGATGGAGTCGGTACGGACATGATACAGTTTTTATGAACTGTGATTATTGTTGAGACTCGTTGCTACTGAAGCTGCATTAACAACATCCCTCTACAACTATGTAACTTtgtaggataaaaaaaaagcctgtatCTGGGGAGCAGGTGCCTTTTTAATGCACTGTAGTGGTCtttggttgtgttttttgttctgtttttgtgcatgttaacaAAAATGATTTCGTGTGGGAATCCAAAAGAACACTGTAGATTGTAACttagaaaaaacaacacaagcagAGAACTTGTGGTTACTGTAAGAAGAATCACCAGCTACTAAAAACAAGTGTCaccttttttgttgctttctcaGAGCAAAGCACAATTAGCATTActagattttgtttttaaataaattaatgatAGATTAACAATGgtgtcttctgttttttttaatgattttttttttccagtgggAGATGGGACATTAAATGTTTGGGTATCAGTTATAAATACTCTATTGATATTACACTTTATTTCCCAGTTGATTTAACGTAGTTCACTTGTTTCATCCATATTTTTTCATACCTCTTAGTTTGTATGTTTCTTTACGTGAAAATGTACAAGAATGTTGTGGAAATGGATAAAGCCCAAACACATCTCTGCATTAAGAATCTGTGATAATGTGATGTACAATGTGAGGATTGGATGCTTTTCTCGGTTTTGTATAAACAAGAGTGAGGAGTCATTACGTGTCAGGTTGGGAGGGAGGCTGGCCCATGGGAGGACAGTAGGAAGATATCTGGAGACCTAAGACCAACTGAAGCTTTTGTTACCATGAGGACGAGGCAGAAACGACAAGTGTGCATCCTTCTTCCAAACAAGCAGCACCTGGACTGTACTGTCAGGGTGAGTGGCTTCAATGTCCTTTTTTATGTCAAAaacttctgtattttttttattaatcttttatttcaatgcATCTCTTAGAACTGGAGAAATATACAGACCCCAGATTTAATTTGGCATTAACAGCTGCCACTGATGTGCCAGTATTACACTATGCTGAAATGTGATCATTTTAACCCTTGGGTTATCCTTGGGTCGAATTTGACCATATAAAGATTTTTATATCAGGAAGGTTTTCTTAAAACCATATTTCCCCAAAATAAtttggatgcatgcatgtacattgTGTGGAACCCAGACAACATTTTTtgcaggtaaaattaatgattacttccattgaattttgtgttttattcaatttcatagcatttgaaaaagaatTTGTGCGCGTGCTATATGAGCTGTGTTAACAGtgtcctgactaaactttgacataaacctaGTCAGTGACTCACTCAAcctcctctgatcttaactattagtcaaaataagtCATAATTTCtccgtttttttaaactaaaaaaataagtatgtcatttaaattaggtttattgaccatgaataaaacaaacaccaaaagcattaaaaaaaagttcattttcaattttgacctggaagaacaacaagttcatggtcggcgggaggacaacacaagggttaatatagtattttggaaacattaagTGTACTTCTTCAAACTGGACAAACTTCTGAAACAGCATGTTTACCATTATGGGATGTAAAACTCCAAAATAATAAACTCTGGGTGAGGTCTACGTCCTTCAAATTTTGACCTACAACAAAACCAAACTGTctgagaccaaacaactaataaaATGCTGATACGACAAAGCCTAAATACTGTATAAGTATGAACCCAAAGCTTACATGCTTTGTATATGCACCTGATATGCGAGACTggaagatatacagtatgttaaatagcggtgtcttgtaatcccatgtgggattggccaaatgtttggcatgacacagaaatgaaaataaatgaaatgtacaaattttgttgtgtgtgttatgctTTTTTTAGGTGAGAGCCAGAGGCCACGAGGTGTTGAATAGTGTGTTGAAGCACCTTGGCATCAGTGAACTCCAAGTCTTTGGTCTGGCTGTTCTCAGAGGTCAGTTAGTGTCTGTGTGGGAGTTcaagagaaaatgttttcaattaattaattgtgCGATGCTGAAATTAAGGGAGGCTGCtgggaaataaataaacaggaaCCCATGAAGTTAAAGATAATCATGAGCAAACCTACTGTTTGTTGAGAACAACCCTGTTTTCTTTATGCTAATTAAatgtctgcatttttttttctcagataaTGAATACCTCTTTCTTGATTCGGAGCAAAAGCTGAGCAAGTACTTTGGCAAAAGATGGAACCGAGGATCGTTAACGGTGAGTTCACACTCTTTTTAGAGCATTAGTGAACTCACAAACAGCGATAATGTATAGTGTATTGCCGTGTATCGAGCCAGATGTTCTGTACAAACTAATCTTTGTCCCATTATTGTTCAGGGAAATATTTAAGATCTTACAACTCAAtgtgattttagtttttttcttcaatattAACTGTACGCGGTAGAAGTATATGCAGAATTCAAAGTGAGCAATATTTCTCTTTGACTCTGTTGAAATAttcattatacatttatttccaGGTCCCATTCATCTTATTTCTGAGAGTGCAGTATTATGTAGAGAGTGGGCTGCTAATTCTGTAAGTTGGTCTCCCATCAGCATACTATTCTAAAGAACATTCATCTGtctgcacacatacaaactatAATTGTTCTACCCACTGTTTTAACATCAtgtgtgattttcttttatttgtacatttgaTGTCCTATTTGGCTGTTTAAGGAGCAGCAAAGTGCAGCAGCTTTACTACACTGAGCTGAGGCAAAAGGTGCTGCATTCACAGAGCTGCCATCAGGAAGCTTTGCTCTTCCAGCTGGCAGCGTCTGCACTTCAAGCTGAAGTCGGAGATCtggagcagagagcagagcagaataatgaagaggaggaagaggggggagaagagaaaaaacagGAGAGAAAATACAGACATTACTTTCTTCCTGAAGATTACTTCCCCTCTTGGGTAAAGAAAAAAGTGTGACTATTTGGAGCTAACCttacatgtttatgtgtgtgtgtgtgtgtgtaacatgttaATGTCCTCAGCTGATAAAGCGTCGTGGACGGGACTTCCTGCTCCAGCACTGCCCAGTGTTACACGGAGAGCTGAGAGGTGTGACACGTAGCCAAGCCGTCCTGCAGTTTATAAAAGAGGCCAGCAGCCTGCAGGATGGACCAGTCACCTTCTACAGGATGAGACAGGTCGGACTGCACATCATTAACCAAAGAAAGCCACCAAAATACTGTAACTGTAATGACGTAGACGTATTTAACTGAGGACACATACTTTTTCCTGCAACATCTGCTATGTGAGCTCATGTTTTATATTTCAAACTCTGCTTCTTCGTCTGTTGTTTTATGTGCAGGAGAAAAAAGAGCTGAGAAGTTCAATTCTTCTTGGTGTGGCAATGAAAGGAGTCCATATTTATCAGGTGGGTCTGTTTGGGAATTTATTTttgcatatacacatatatgctTGGGCTTGACTAAATACACTTTCTGgaactttattgatcctttcaCTCCTGAGTTTGCATGTATTAAGATTTTAAACTTTTCTTAAGATGGTGGGAGGGAAGCAGTGCCAATTGTATGTCTTTTCCTGGACCGATATTGAACGCCTCACTTTCCAGGTTGGTTCCAAAGATTACATACACACCAGAGCATACATGTGTTCACATAAACCTGCATATTGCTGCCACTTCCTCTACCCCTGTTTTTGGATTGTATTGTACCTCTCTCTTGCACTCCAGGGCAGCAGGTTTGAAATCGCTGCCGTGGGCTCTCTGTGCCTCCCTAAGCTGGTGTATTACACTCCTTCAGCCACCCACTCCAAACACATCCTGAGGCACCTCAGTGACAGTCACCGGTTCCACATCATCACCAGAGATGCAGTTGGCTACATCCAACAGCTGGAAGACATGCAGGGTCagcaatctaaaaaaaaatccattttttatttttttttccaaagctttCATTTTAAACTTATCACAACTGGACTGTGTCTTGATTGGTTCCTGATTCTTAACAATGATtcagtaaatatattttttatccaAACTATATCATCGTTAAAACCTCATGAAGTCTATATTTCTCATCCTCTGCCAAAGCATTTTGAAAACAATATCATGAAAACAAATATTCTGGGGCTTTTAAAGCAGTTCCTCACATAATCACAATTGAAAagtgtctttttcttttactttttctcGGTCTCTCTGCAGCCAGTCAGTTCTACAAAGAGACCTACATTTGTGACACAACACGCTTGGCACACAGACTCCAGAGCAACAGCCTCACATCCTCAATGTCTGACTGCAGTGTTGCAGTCGAAACAACCACAGTCTGGtccaaagaggaggaggaggaggaggaagtcaCAGGTTAGctggaaggaaaaaaacatgtttcaagATGTTGCAGCTCTACGCAGGCAAATAAGTTTGTCAGCTGTCATTTTGTTCTTCCCATTTTGTATACTCCATTCCACTAAATCTTTCGCAGTAAATGATaactaatataaatataaagacaCTACATGGAACAATTAGAGCTGCTAAACTGGACCCATAATTTTGTAAAATCCACCAAATGCATAAGCTTATAGGGCAAATAGGGCTTGTTGCTGGAAATCAGGAGGAGTCATTGAGTATCTCTGTGTTTATGTTGCCTGCGGCAGAGTATGAGCTGTGTGTGGACGAACCAGAGGAGTTATTTGTCGACAGCCCAGCCGAATTGTCGTGGTTGGCTGAGCTGTCTGTCGATGGACCTTTGGTGTTACCCTCTTCTTATTGGGCAGGTTAGTCCAACAAAAAGCACAAAGACATATCTAGAATAAGCTCGATCATGTGTTTACTATTTCATATGCACCACATCATTTTCTGTGCTCTTTCGTTATCAGCTGTCACCATGGAAATGAAACAGGTGAGCAGATCTCTCTGATTGAACATTTCCAGATAAGCCCGACATCAAAggtttcagtgttttttctcTGATCTTTGTGCAGGTTCTGAAGAGCAGAGCTGATGATGAAGGGGTTTCTATGGACTAATTTACAGCCAGGGGCAAGAGGGATTCAATAAAAGCCCACGACAAGAGCCATTATGTTACTGCTCTGATGCTCACATCATAGTTCAGATTATGTacctaaaatatatacattgtgCTGCTTACaactatttcattttatttataaatgaaattacCTTTTTATCAAAGTTCATATTACAAAGCCCCTAAACAACCATGATCCACCCCCACAGGTCTTCTCAAGCATTGTATCTAATTAGACCTCCTCTCAAGACCGTGTGGGAGTGTACAGACTGGGCTTGATTGACATCTCCCATATGTCATTTCTAGAACAaatattcctttttttccctttctttactGACTATATCAACAGACATGCAGCTATTATTAAGCAGTTAGATAGAAGGTGCATTATTGtaaattttatattattattattattattataatatataaataagcaATAAGAAATACATATGGTTTCTTTTGTTTAAGCGTGAAAGTccattcttgaccttggaaacaacaacagtgtgactgttttctgtttttttttcacagttacagtatatgtgtatataacaacaacaaaagagtAAATATAGTGCCAGGGAATTAGATGATAACATTATAAATATTACCATTAGGTAACGGGGTAATTCAGGGAGCTCTTTACATTCAGCAGAAATAAAATAGGAGAAAGAACTAGAGGAAAATGATGTACATTCAAGTCATGTCAGTCTCTGCTGCTTTTGCAACTTTAAAGAGTTGCAGTTGCAGCTGAATATTATTAAGAAAGTTAGTAAAGTTGGGTATGCTATCTTTCCATTTAATTTGAGGTATCTGGGATTTGTCAAAGATTATAAACAGCtaaatgtgtatgttttttttatcaagctTTATTGAAAGACGTGGATATACAGCAGGAAACATCTGTACCTCTTAAGAGTTCATAAGCGAGCCAGGGGgttactgaaagaaaaaaaaaatccaaacgaaGCAAAAAAATTCATATACATATTTTGTAAAGCTTACAGAAGTCATATGCTCTAacagcttttgtatttgtacaGTTAGAaatgggaaaaatgtatttctccagctccaaaaagcttggcttcttttttttaaaactttgacttatgtaaataaaatgtggTTAAAATAATTAGTAAATGTATCACATAATACTGAATgaaactttttgtcatattgagtgaatccaaacaatacattttcccaaAGTAATGTGAATTGAGAGTAAATATGAACAGCAATAAAACGTGACAATCTGCTCCAAAGTTTCTATATTGGCaagaccaaaataaatgtaCCAGTGTTTCATTCAGTTCTCCACAAAAAGTAGAGCTGATAGCAatgtctttttcattttctgcaggtAATGGTTGGTTGGGGTAAATCTGTGAAGCATTTTGAAAGAGATCTCTTGAACTGCTGCTGTTATACGTACTCTTCGCATTGCAGGCCTGAAGCTGTGTGCcaacttttttacattttatttattatttcaaaaTATAGTTTACAGATATTCAGTCATCACAGTTCGTAATCAAATAAAATTATACAAAGATATgtacaaataatataatatgaaagTAAGTACGAAGGTAATAATCtaaacagagagaaataaaaaaaataaaaggtacAAAAGTGACAGACTTTCAAAACTTCGTTAATAATATAGACAGCAGGAGCATTTAATCATAGACATTTGAGTAGACATCAGATATTAAGATAGCTTTCTTACTGGATACCAACTCAAGAGACTCAAAGTTCATGTCAAATTCAACCTGGAATAGTCTGAAGCACGGTGTTGATCTGGAAAATGTTGCCTTATGGAAATGGAACTTAcctaataaaataaagagaTTTACAATATTACATAACTTTCTATCTTTACATTCAAAATAGGTAATAATATGTTTCTCTTCAAGTGtgattgtatgttttgttttagatACCATATAATCTTCAAAGCTTTTCCAGAATGCAATACAAAATGAACAACCATAAAAAAGATGGGTTAACGACTCTGGTTCTGTTTTACAAAAACTACAATAGTTATCAACATTTCGAGACAAACAGGTTCGTAGGatatatattatgtaatat is a window of Sander vitreus isolate 19-12246 chromosome 21, sanVit1, whole genome shotgun sequence DNA encoding:
- the LOC144536685 gene encoding FERM domain-containing protein 6 — translated: MRTRQKRQVCILLPNKQHLDCTVRVRARGHEVLNSVLKHLGISELQVFGLAVLRDNEYLFLDSEQKLSKYFGKRWNRGSLTVPFILFLRVQYYVESGLLILSSKVQQLYYTELRQKVLHSQSCHQEALLFQLAASALQAEVGDLEKYRHYFLPEDYFPSWLIKRRGRDFLLQHCPVLHGELRGVTRSQAVLQFIKEASSLQDGPVTFYRMRQVGLHIINQRKPPKYCNCNDVDKKELRSSILLGVAMKGVHIYQMVGGKQCQLYVFSWTDIERLTFQGSRFEIAAVGSLCLPKLVYYTPSATHSKHILRHLSDSHRFHIITRDAVGYIQQLEDMQASQFYKETYICDTTRLAHRLQSNSLTSSMSDCSVAVETTTVWSKEEEEEEEVTEYELCVDEPEELFVDSPAELSWLAELSVDGPLVLPSSYWAAVTMEMKQVLKSRADDEGVSMD